The following are from one region of the Dreissena polymorpha isolate Duluth1 chromosome 2, UMN_Dpol_1.0, whole genome shotgun sequence genome:
- the LOC127867765 gene encoding GDNF-inducible zinc finger protein 1-like isoform X1 produces the protein MFAIAKARISQEIVDTIDPEIIATKFVYVEQKCGVRIEKSDTTFSLTGPWDSIKEAHAVLSRLLLNGHDEGAASSRSHEKKLPQPKEKFVKIKSNPKRGRKMPPSIVPEPDVFIQYKDKGFKTPKEIDIKEVLNDFQKTKTGQNIKQEELLKALQKGPCLPLEDALWFSQSNITEQVEDDLVNNLHANKASPEQVEPCIDANDSETDDVLHSNERTAYVDINTAANEPEPTVQSTLISSDISELKNMTVSSQCDETTQPLDPYFDTIVTVTETDHAGALACETKSAESVVSKGCSVQGSTAGDSAFSDRTEENCKDQLLVKKSDKRKQGNKNKQFSRAAGSKVASKRPAERATRNNNKRVTKTTSTHFMENMENHLIENKATFTVQKKKPQKSPNQQQLPEGIESSNKSDNIVQKPKPKSKQRAERTERSEKTNNRVQTSKQQSKQRNLSMDHDNISDDKSVVPTIYKCEQCDYQSTRRDRLTDHMGRVHGLLSVNCKGAQNRDAFQCDLCEKAFVFGKDLNRHKKVVHAKERFTCTVCEKEYKSKYVFNKHVASHGENYKKDMFRCQVCDREYTTKFSLSNHIKSQHLDMKKTFSCPTCGKTFSGRRSYLMHANAHLGVKPYSCEICGKSFTYDKSLKEHRYLHDAVRHFKCVHCGKAFRQKTCLLVHERVHKKMPAQVCLYCGQTFTQRQSLLRHERIHTGEKPFKCSLCSKAFSEGPLVRKHLLMVHNLDRDTWRQCVIRENREPASHYVSGGTGYQPREPADQVRRRNRATVLPPTARGRPSVIALDIEASSGSSSVSDDSIVMHNPSMKEIHRLQVSMDNSATSDGNPDTISGTDNDYKASAAYGLQDSQSNNAAPEGNDHSSFVTCVAPSIVAGPMQSASENADLNSINGTSQMVQNYLSNLPNNEMFTGFELQTLQDESPFLKRNAGTALVPSSQSLYPPHYNTLSEVNSEPPLRNQVTMEILSSESLSYQLYPSTSHVAETNESKVSQTASQWGFQGYSEHYYYGGQYEPSNL, from the exons atgtttgcaaTTGCTAAAGCACGAATATCGCAAGAAATTGTTGATACTATTGACCCTGAAATAATAGCAACCAAGTTCGTATACGTTGAACAAAAATGCGGGGTTAGAATTGAAAAATCGGACACTACTTTTAGTTTGACAGGCCCATGGGATTCAATAAAAGAAGCACACGCAGTGCTTTCCAGGCTGCTTCTGAACGGACACGATGAGGGAGCGGCTTCCTCTCGCAGTCACGAGAAAAAATTACCACAACCTAAAGAAAAGTTCGTCAAAATTAAAT CCAATCCAAAGAGAGGGCGCAAAATGCCACCAAGCATAGTTCCAGAGCCTGATGTTTTTATTCAATACAAAGACAAGGGTTTTAAAACCCCAAAAGAAATAGACATCAAGGAAGTTCTGAATGactttcaaaaaacaaagacTGGTCAAAATATCAAACAGGAAGAACTGCTTAAAGCTTTACAGAAAGGTCCTTGTCTTCCGTTAGAAGATGCATTGTGGTTCTCACAAAGCAATATAACTGAACAAGTGGAGGATGATTTGGTAAACAATCTTCATGCAAATAAAGCATCTCCAGAGCAAGTTGAACCTTGCATTGATGCAAATGATTCAGAGACTGATGATGTTCTACATAGCAATGAAAGAACTGCGTATGTAGACATAAACACAGCTGCAAATGAACCAGAGCCCACTGTGCAATCAACTCTCATATCTTCTGACATTTCTGAGCTAAAGAATATGACTGTGAGTTCTCAGTGTGATGAAACTACTCAACCACTTGATCCTTATTTTGATACAATTGTTACTGTTACTGAGACAGATCATGCAGGCGCTTTAGCATGTGAGACTAAATCAGCAGAATCTGTTGTCAGCAAGGGTTGTTCTGTCCAGGGGAGTACTGCAGGGGATTCAGCCTTCAG tGATAGGACAGAAGAGAATTGTAAAGACCAACTCCTTGTCAAGAAGTCAGACAAAAGAAAACAGGGTAACAAG AACAAGCAGTTTTCCAGGGCAGCTGGTTCAAAGGTCGCAAGTAAGAGACCTGCAGAAAGGGCAACAAGAAACAACAACAAGAGAGTGACCAAAACAACTAGTACACATTTCATGGAAAACATGgaaaatcatttaattgaaaataaggCTACCTTTACAg TGCAAAAAAAGAAACCACAGAAAAGTCCAAATCAGCAACAACTCCCAGAAGGCATTGAAAGTTCTAACAAAAGTGACAACATAGTGCAAAAACCTAAACCAAAAAGCAAGCAACGCGCAGAACGAACTGAGAGATCTGAAAAAACTAATAACAGAGTGCAAACCTCAAAACAACAAAGCAAACAACGTAACCTCAGCATGGACCATGATAACATAAGTGATGACAAAAGTGTAGTACCGACTATTTACAAGTGTGAACAGTGTGACTATCAGAGTACACGGAGGGACCGGCTGACTGACCACATGGGGCGAGTCCACGGCCTGCTCTCTGTCAACTGCAAGGGCGCTCAGAACAGAGATGCATTCCAGTGTGATCTGTGCGAGAAAGCATTTGTGTTTGGAAAGGACCTGAACCGCCACAAGAAGGTGGTGCATGCGAAAGAGCGCTTCACGTGCACAGTGTGTGAGAAAGAGTACAAGTCCAAATATGTGTTCAATAAACATGTGGCCAGTCATGGGGAGAATTACAAGAAAGACATGTTTCGATGTCAG GTATGTGATCGTGAATATACGACCAAATTTTCCTTGAGTAACCACATTAAGTCTCAGCATCTGGATATGAAGAAGACTTTCAGTTGTCCAACGTGTGGAAAAACGTTTAGCGGTCGTCGCTCCTATCTTATGCATGCCAATGCACATCTCGGAGTGAAACCATACTCATGCGAGATATGTGGGAAATCTTTCACGTATGACAAGTCATTGAAG GAACACCGATACCTTCATGACGCTGTGCGACACTTCAAGTGCGTCCATTGTGGGAAAGCGTTCAGGCAGAAGACGTGCCTGCTGGTACATGAGCGTGTGCACAAGAAGATGCCAGCTCAGGTCTGCCTGTACTGTGGACAGACATTCACCCAAAGGCAATCACTGCTCAGACATGAACGCATACACACAG GTGAAAAACCTTTTAAATGCAGCCTCTGTTCAAAAGCCTTTTCTGAAGGGCCCCTGGTTCGTAAACACTTGCTGATGGTCCACAACCTGGACAGGGACACCTGGAGGCAGTGTGTGATCCGGGAGAACCGAGAACCGGCCAGTCACTATGTATCCGGTGGCACCGGTTACCAACCCCGGGAACCGGCAGACCAAGTTCGCAGGAGGAATCGGGCCACTGTCCTTCCACCCACCGCAAGGGGCAGGCCCTCAGTTATTGCCCTTGATATTGAAGCCTCTTCGGGGTCTTCTTCCGTATCAGATGATAGTATTGTCATGCACAATCCTAGTATGAAGGAAATACACAGATTACAAGTATCAATGGACAATTCCGCTACATCAGATGGCAATCCAGACACAATTTCTGGGACTGATAATGACTATAAGGCTTCTGCTGCCTATGGTTTGCAGGACTCTCAATCCAACAATGCAGCTCCTGAAGGGAATGATCACTCAAGTTTTGTGACATGTGTAGCACCGTCTATCGTAGCTGGACCCATGCAAAGTGCCTCAGAAAATGCTGACTTAAACAGCATCAATGGGACCTCACAAATGGTGCAAAATTACCTATCTAATCTACCTAACAATGAAATGTTCACTGGTTTCGAGTTGCAAACTCTTCAAGATGAATCACCATTCTTAAAACGGAATGCCGGTACAGCATTAGTGCCAAGCTCACAGTCGTTGTACCCACCACATTATAACACTTTATCTGAAGTAAACTCGGAACCTCCTTTACGAAATCAGGTTACTATGGAAATATTGAGCTCTGAAAGCTTGAGTTACCAGCTCTACCCTTCGACATCCCATGTCGCAGAGACAAATGAATCCAAGGTCAGCCAGACTGCAAGCCAATGGGGGTTTCAAGGATACTCGGAGCACTATTACTATGGTGGCCAGTATGAACCTTCTAATCTTTAG
- the LOC127867765 gene encoding GDNF-inducible zinc finger protein 1-like isoform X2, translating into MRERLPLAVTRKNYHNLKKSSSKLNVCQHNGYKSNPKRGRKMPPSIVPEPDVFIQYKDKGFKTPKEIDIKEVLNDFQKTKTGQNIKQEELLKALQKGPCLPLEDALWFSQSNITEQVEDDLVNNLHANKASPEQVEPCIDANDSETDDVLHSNERTAYVDINTAANEPEPTVQSTLISSDISELKNMTVSSQCDETTQPLDPYFDTIVTVTETDHAGALACETKSAESVVSKGCSVQGSTAGDSAFSDRTEENCKDQLLVKKSDKRKQGNKNKQFSRAAGSKVASKRPAERATRNNNKRVTKTTSTHFMENMENHLIENKATFTVQKKKPQKSPNQQQLPEGIESSNKSDNIVQKPKPKSKQRAERTERSEKTNNRVQTSKQQSKQRNLSMDHDNISDDKSVVPTIYKCEQCDYQSTRRDRLTDHMGRVHGLLSVNCKGAQNRDAFQCDLCEKAFVFGKDLNRHKKVVHAKERFTCTVCEKEYKSKYVFNKHVASHGENYKKDMFRCQVCDREYTTKFSLSNHIKSQHLDMKKTFSCPTCGKTFSGRRSYLMHANAHLGVKPYSCEICGKSFTYDKSLKEHRYLHDAVRHFKCVHCGKAFRQKTCLLVHERVHKKMPAQVCLYCGQTFTQRQSLLRHERIHTGEKPFKCSLCSKAFSEGPLVRKHLLMVHNLDRDTWRQCVIRENREPASHYVSGGTGYQPREPADQVRRRNRATVLPPTARGRPSVIALDIEASSGSSSVSDDSIVMHNPSMKEIHRLQVSMDNSATSDGNPDTISGTDNDYKASAAYGLQDSQSNNAAPEGNDHSSFVTCVAPSIVAGPMQSASENADLNSINGTSQMVQNYLSNLPNNEMFTGFELQTLQDESPFLKRNAGTALVPSSQSLYPPHYNTLSEVNSEPPLRNQVTMEILSSESLSYQLYPSTSHVAETNESKVSQTASQWGFQGYSEHYYYGGQYEPSNL; encoded by the exons ATGAGGGAGCGGCTTCCTCTCGCAGTCACGAGAAAAAATTACCACAACCTAAAGAAAAGTTCGTCAAAATTAAATGTATGTCAACATAACGGATACAAAT CCAATCCAAAGAGAGGGCGCAAAATGCCACCAAGCATAGTTCCAGAGCCTGATGTTTTTATTCAATACAAAGACAAGGGTTTTAAAACCCCAAAAGAAATAGACATCAAGGAAGTTCTGAATGactttcaaaaaacaaagacTGGTCAAAATATCAAACAGGAAGAACTGCTTAAAGCTTTACAGAAAGGTCCTTGTCTTCCGTTAGAAGATGCATTGTGGTTCTCACAAAGCAATATAACTGAACAAGTGGAGGATGATTTGGTAAACAATCTTCATGCAAATAAAGCATCTCCAGAGCAAGTTGAACCTTGCATTGATGCAAATGATTCAGAGACTGATGATGTTCTACATAGCAATGAAAGAACTGCGTATGTAGACATAAACACAGCTGCAAATGAACCAGAGCCCACTGTGCAATCAACTCTCATATCTTCTGACATTTCTGAGCTAAAGAATATGACTGTGAGTTCTCAGTGTGATGAAACTACTCAACCACTTGATCCTTATTTTGATACAATTGTTACTGTTACTGAGACAGATCATGCAGGCGCTTTAGCATGTGAGACTAAATCAGCAGAATCTGTTGTCAGCAAGGGTTGTTCTGTCCAGGGGAGTACTGCAGGGGATTCAGCCTTCAG tGATAGGACAGAAGAGAATTGTAAAGACCAACTCCTTGTCAAGAAGTCAGACAAAAGAAAACAGGGTAACAAG AACAAGCAGTTTTCCAGGGCAGCTGGTTCAAAGGTCGCAAGTAAGAGACCTGCAGAAAGGGCAACAAGAAACAACAACAAGAGAGTGACCAAAACAACTAGTACACATTTCATGGAAAACATGgaaaatcatttaattgaaaataaggCTACCTTTACAg TGCAAAAAAAGAAACCACAGAAAAGTCCAAATCAGCAACAACTCCCAGAAGGCATTGAAAGTTCTAACAAAAGTGACAACATAGTGCAAAAACCTAAACCAAAAAGCAAGCAACGCGCAGAACGAACTGAGAGATCTGAAAAAACTAATAACAGAGTGCAAACCTCAAAACAACAAAGCAAACAACGTAACCTCAGCATGGACCATGATAACATAAGTGATGACAAAAGTGTAGTACCGACTATTTACAAGTGTGAACAGTGTGACTATCAGAGTACACGGAGGGACCGGCTGACTGACCACATGGGGCGAGTCCACGGCCTGCTCTCTGTCAACTGCAAGGGCGCTCAGAACAGAGATGCATTCCAGTGTGATCTGTGCGAGAAAGCATTTGTGTTTGGAAAGGACCTGAACCGCCACAAGAAGGTGGTGCATGCGAAAGAGCGCTTCACGTGCACAGTGTGTGAGAAAGAGTACAAGTCCAAATATGTGTTCAATAAACATGTGGCCAGTCATGGGGAGAATTACAAGAAAGACATGTTTCGATGTCAG GTATGTGATCGTGAATATACGACCAAATTTTCCTTGAGTAACCACATTAAGTCTCAGCATCTGGATATGAAGAAGACTTTCAGTTGTCCAACGTGTGGAAAAACGTTTAGCGGTCGTCGCTCCTATCTTATGCATGCCAATGCACATCTCGGAGTGAAACCATACTCATGCGAGATATGTGGGAAATCTTTCACGTATGACAAGTCATTGAAG GAACACCGATACCTTCATGACGCTGTGCGACACTTCAAGTGCGTCCATTGTGGGAAAGCGTTCAGGCAGAAGACGTGCCTGCTGGTACATGAGCGTGTGCACAAGAAGATGCCAGCTCAGGTCTGCCTGTACTGTGGACAGACATTCACCCAAAGGCAATCACTGCTCAGACATGAACGCATACACACAG GTGAAAAACCTTTTAAATGCAGCCTCTGTTCAAAAGCCTTTTCTGAAGGGCCCCTGGTTCGTAAACACTTGCTGATGGTCCACAACCTGGACAGGGACACCTGGAGGCAGTGTGTGATCCGGGAGAACCGAGAACCGGCCAGTCACTATGTATCCGGTGGCACCGGTTACCAACCCCGGGAACCGGCAGACCAAGTTCGCAGGAGGAATCGGGCCACTGTCCTTCCACCCACCGCAAGGGGCAGGCCCTCAGTTATTGCCCTTGATATTGAAGCCTCTTCGGGGTCTTCTTCCGTATCAGATGATAGTATTGTCATGCACAATCCTAGTATGAAGGAAATACACAGATTACAAGTATCAATGGACAATTCCGCTACATCAGATGGCAATCCAGACACAATTTCTGGGACTGATAATGACTATAAGGCTTCTGCTGCCTATGGTTTGCAGGACTCTCAATCCAACAATGCAGCTCCTGAAGGGAATGATCACTCAAGTTTTGTGACATGTGTAGCACCGTCTATCGTAGCTGGACCCATGCAAAGTGCCTCAGAAAATGCTGACTTAAACAGCATCAATGGGACCTCACAAATGGTGCAAAATTACCTATCTAATCTACCTAACAATGAAATGTTCACTGGTTTCGAGTTGCAAACTCTTCAAGATGAATCACCATTCTTAAAACGGAATGCCGGTACAGCATTAGTGCCAAGCTCACAGTCGTTGTACCCACCACATTATAACACTTTATCTGAAGTAAACTCGGAACCTCCTTTACGAAATCAGGTTACTATGGAAATATTGAGCTCTGAAAGCTTGAGTTACCAGCTCTACCCTTCGACATCCCATGTCGCAGAGACAAATGAATCCAAGGTCAGCCAGACTGCAAGCCAATGGGGGTTTCAAGGATACTCGGAGCACTATTACTATGGTGGCCAGTATGAACCTTCTAATCTTTAG